Proteins encoded together in one Lathyrus oleraceus cultivar Zhongwan6 chromosome 5, CAAS_Psat_ZW6_1.0, whole genome shotgun sequence window:
- the LOC127086405 gene encoding uncharacterized protein LOC127086405, with translation MAKNRNKKKKNGAVSMDTTDSIVSEAPQAMDTSESVAKIKVAGATKLKVKQNGRPMKRSKCARKMKAIAKAISANEKSAQKVSKNDSKKVRVQSAKTLYE, from the exons ATGGCGAAAAACAGgaacaagaagaagaaaaatggtGCCGTTTCAATGGACACAACGGACTCCATCGTTTCAGAAGCACCTCAAG CTATGGACACATCGGAATCAGTAGCTAAAATCAAGGTTGCTGGTGCTACCAAATT GAAGGTGAAGCAGAATGGAAGGCCTATGAAGAGATCAAAATGTGCGCGGAAAATGAAGGCAATTGCAAAAGCTATATCCGCAAATGAGAAGTCTGCTCAGAAAGTTTCTAAGAATGACAGCAAAAAAGTTAGAGTTCAATCTGCAAAAACACTCTACGAATAA
- the LOC127086407 gene encoding uncharacterized protein LOC127086407 — MASAAAAAVSTSLLLTNSVSINKIDHSILKIKPSTSSLRQRRLHLSSTRKPLIVQAAYSDGGRGNNASVFVGGFILGGLIVGTLGCVYAPQISNAIAGTDRKELMKKLPKFIYDEEKALEKTRKVLSNKIEQLNSAIDEISSQLRSGDNLNREAVNSDEVEAV; from the coding sequence ATGGCTTCCGCCGCCGCAGCCGCCGTTTCAACCTCTTTACTTCTAACCAATTCCGTGTCCATAAACAAGATAGATCACTCTATTCTCAAGATCAAACCATCCACTTCCTCGCTTCGTCAACGCAGGTTGCACCTTTCTTCTACCAGAAAGCCTCTAATTGTTCAAGCTGCATATAGTGATGGTGGAAGGGGCAACAATGCTAGCGTCTTTGTTGGCGGCTTTATCTTGGGAGGATTAATCGTTGGAACTCTTGGATGTGTATATGCACCTCAGATCAGCAATGCTATAGCTGGAACTGACAGGAAAGAGTTAATGAAAAAACTGCCGAAGTTTATATATGATGAAGAAAAGGCTTTAGAGAAAACAAGGAAAGTATTGTCTAATAAGATTGAACAATTGAACTCTGCTATAGATGAAATTTCTTCCCAGCTTCGGTCAGGGGATAACCTAAATAGGGAAGCCGTGAACTCTGATGAAGTTGAAGCTGTCTAA
- the LOC127086404 gene encoding uncharacterized protein LOC127086404 codes for MKMNFLSLKLALISTGVLSTAVALKLTVPIVSHFILNEAPTIWSFTLTCFTPPYLYLLLNLIILTIVVTSKFHNQHHHSPPEPLPFAASFDGTPSPVQIPAPVPVEISEIIPLINYNGFVSDTDETVAVGNESNDPIVYLAEENTPAKTTVIEADDSVLVPSLPKNSSEFVFNDENEKPPVSSRFRKAVRSSPEGGKVNSLRVTKTKKQDTLENTWKTITEGRAMPLNRHLKKSDTFESQPRRSGVPLADLNGGVGGGGGVPVMKKSETFGGREKSVSPGSGGKMRKESSLSQDELNRRVEAFINKFNAEMRLQRQESLRQYREMVNGRTC; via the exons atgaaaatgaattttCTATCACTGAAACTGGCTCTAATCTCTACTGGAGTTTTATCAACGGCGGTGGCGTTGAAGCTCACGGTACCAATTGTTTCACACTTCATCCTCAACGAAGCTCCAACCATATGGTCCTTTACCCTCACATGCTTCACACCGCCTTACCTCTATCTCCTCCTCAACCTCATCATCCTCACCATCGTTGTCACCTCCAAATTTCATAATCAACACCACCATTCCCCGCCGGAGCCTCTTCCTTTCGCCGCCTCCTTTGACGGAACACCTTCTCCGGTTCAGATCCCTGCGCCGGTACCAGTCGAGATCTCAGAAATCATACCGCTTATTAACTACAATGGCTTCGTTTCAGATACCGATGAAACAGTTGCGGTAGGTAACGAATCTAACGATCCTATTGTTTACCTCGCCGAGGAAAATACTCCGGCGAAAACGACGGTTATCGAAGCCGATGACTCTGTTCTCGTTCCAAGCTTGCCGAAGAACTCGTCTGAATTTGTGTTTAACGATGAGAACGAGAAACCTCCGGTTTCTTCAAGGTTCAGGAAAGCCGTTAGATCAAGTCCTGAAG GAGGGAAGGTGAATTCGTTGAGAGTGACGAAGACGAAGAAGCAAGACACGTTGGAGAACACATGGAAGACGATAACGGAAGGGAGAGCGATGCCGTTAAATAGGCATTTGAAAAAGTCGGACACGTTCGAATCACAACCACGCCGTAGCGGCGTGCCGTTAGCTGATTTGAACGGTGGAGTAGGAGGAGGTGGCGGTGTTCCGGTGATGAAGAAATCGGAGACGTTCGGTGGAAGGGAGAAGAGTGTTTCTCCGGGATCCGGTGGGAAGATGAGGAAAGAATCATCGCTGAGTCAGGACGAGTTGAATCGGCGAGTTGAAGCGTTCATTAACAAGTTTAACGCGGAGATGAGGTTGCAGAGGCAGGAATCGCTGAGACAGTATCGGGAAATGGTGAATGGTAGAACTTGCTGA